In the Nicotiana tabacum cultivar K326 chromosome 16, ASM71507v2, whole genome shotgun sequence genome, one interval contains:
- the LOC142170458 gene encoding uncharacterized protein LOC142170458 — protein MGYSFPSKCWCCVRPEEESVAHVFFTSYAAKKVWTYFFSYAGLSFEGLSLQQAIVRCWSVEVIPRLKPIFQALPCIIVWELWKRRNSNKHDDPVSINRVVHQICTTIQSLVKVRKSGIRYVPQRWPDVLHMMENYMPRLRVTKVTWEFPIAGWTKINSDGASRGNPGRSSIGFCLRNEQGDLIYAVGKEIDETTNTQAEARAILEALRYCTNIGISQIWLETDSILLKNTIEGNWKPPWIIEEEVEEIKEMIRRCNGRVSHIYREGNKLADHLANYALNMGNLECHELQHLDTKGRRLVNVDKLRCPNLKIKVVRS, from the coding sequence ATGGGGTACAGTTTCCCTTCGAAGTGCTGGTGTTGTGTGAGACCAGAGGAGGAATCAGTAGCACATGTATTTTTTACATCATATGCAGCAAAGAAAGTATGGACATATTTCTTCTCGTATGCAGGTCTATCTTTTGAGGGACTAAGCTTACAACAAGCTATTGTTCGATGCTGGTCAGTGGAGGTAATCCCACGCCTTAAACCAATTTTTCAAGCCTTACCCTGCATCATTGTTTGGGAGTtatggaaaagaagaaatagcAATAAGCATGACGATCCTGTATCGATCAATAGGGTAGTGCATCAGATTTGTACTACAATCCAATCTCTGGTCAAGGTAAGAAAGTCAGGCATTAGATATGTCCCACAAAGATGGCCAGATGTGCTCCATATGATGGAAAACTATATGCCTAGACTGAGGGTTACTAAGGTGACTTGGGAATTCCCTATAGCTGGATGGACTAAGATCAATAGCGATGGAGCATCAAGGGGAAACCCAGGCAGGAGTTCAATAGGATTTTGCTTGAGAAATGAGCAAGGGGACTTAATATATGCAGTGGGGAAGGAGATAGATGAAACAACAAACACACAAGCGGAGGCAAGAGCAATTTTAGAGGCATTGAGATACTGTACCAATATTGGTATATCTCAAATATGGCTTGAAACAGATTCCATACTACTGAAAAATACCATAGAGGGAAATTGGAAACCTCCTTGGATCATAGAGGAGGAAGTTGAAGAAATAAAGGAGATGATACGTAGGTGTAATGGAAGAGTGTCTCATATTTATAGGGAAGGCAATAAactggctgatcacttggctaaCTATGCACTCAATATGGGGAATCTGGAATGCCATGAACTTCAGCACCTGGATACAAAAGGAAGAAGACTAGTGAATGTAGACAAACTTCGATGcccaaacttgaaaatcaaagtAGTAAGAAGTTAG